Proteins from a single region of Balneola sp. MJW-20:
- a CDS encoding CBS domain-containing protein, with product MLVNEILNNDIPPLKQTDTVALALTKMDLMHTSQYCVIDEDNKLVGMVGLDQAIETADQETTLDKIGLKPEIYVPQRQHVFEAVRIMLAHNLYALPVVDESHKYVGIVEKREIIRALGDLFNLTVPGSVLTVEVDQQDFSLTDLVRIIENEGAGILGLAIQQPQSDNPFYRVSFKVNLEDSSVLSSGLRRFGYTVISEESSESFDMDFSDRADELIRYLDI from the coding sequence ATGCTGGTAAACGAGATATTAAATAACGATATACCTCCGCTGAAACAGACGGATACAGTGGCACTGGCTCTTACAAAGATGGACCTGATGCACACCTCACAGTATTGTGTAATTGATGAGGATAATAAGCTGGTTGGTATGGTAGGCCTGGATCAGGCTATTGAAACAGCCGATCAGGAAACAACCCTGGATAAGATCGGACTTAAACCTGAGATCTATGTGCCTCAACGTCAGCATGTTTTTGAGGCAGTAAGGATCATGCTGGCGCATAACCTTTATGCTCTCCCAGTGGTGGATGAATCCCACAAATATGTGGGGATCGTGGAAAAAAGAGAAATTATCAGAGCTCTCGGTGACTTGTTCAACCTGACGGTTCCCGGTTCTGTTCTGACCGTAGAAGTGGATCAGCAGGATTTCAGTCTGACCGATCTGGTTCGCATCATTGAGAATGAGGGAGCAGGCATCCTCGGACTGGCTATTCAGCAACCTCAAAGCGATAATCCGTTTTACCGGGTTTCCTTTAAAGTGAACCTGGAAGACTCCTCCGTATTAAGCTCGGGATTGCGAAGATTCGGATACACCGTCATCTCAGAAGAAAGCAGTGAATCATTTGATATGGATTTTTCTGACAGAGCTGACGAACTTATTCGCTATCTTGACATATAA
- a CDS encoding tetratricopeptide repeat protein produces the protein MNFVHRCHLLLTAALLLIPSLSGAQDIQRSPSEAYENGIRLFEEGFFTEAGSEFERFVSENPEHQLRINSAFYLARSKASGDSLHMESYYRDFIRQYPGSEFSVVLLQDLGHRLTDKAKYDEAIAYYQEALKSWAGYFDAPQTKYWVAEAAAENRDYNASRRYFLELADDNPRSEWAPRALYARGRLFLEEGMYDEASAGFELLEERYPNDPITRRVGTALGESYYLQGRYTEAVEALENAIPYLDEESRKKAVFLIAESHNYMDNYEDASRAYLQYANLTKGTPEERLAHYGLGWLYHRQEIYHWSAESFGKAAVGQDLIARKALYYKAVNEKLGSQYARSIETFRDFGDRFDSGLWVEEAYYEWSISAFEAGLYGESIETLLTLVRNQEELNDPGKIYTMLGEAYFANGEYTRATFAFDEAEKVTDLDPALRRQAQFQKAWILFRNQAYSQAQPVFEQVYTEAPDTELGGEALFWSADSYYKMNQFSRAAQRFRIFTQNYKDSELIGAARYSLGWSYFKMGNYENAIAPMEEFLANYNPPPVALFPYDIDTRLRIGDAYYAIGDYRNSIEYYNKAIGAEPGGDYAMFQVANSYYRAGRTFDAVSNFRKMLRIYPFSQLREQAQYNVAYIYLNTNNYSQAVEEFQTVISKYPGTNWAARSQYNIGDAFYNAGEYDRAIAAYKKVLEEYPRSPYIIEAINGIQYAQLSSGRSDSSSVILEDFLGDNPQSSTADRLRFRQAETVYQTGDYEGTVREFRQYLRVTNSEELIPRAYSIMGDAHQQLGQTDQAIESYESIINEFEGAEEVAPALTRLGELYYSKGDYQSSHAYYAQLLQKAPRFRQEAYIGMANASLASNEMDKAREEYESALQVNDDNEAAQVGLGKVAVREENYDRAMAYLVPVADKNTTEIGAEAQYYLGRIEQMEGNFESAIQAYSKVNVLFEAFDDWVSRAMYNTAECHIRLGNRGDAVSVLQQIVERYPGTNAAQRAQELLDTAN, from the coding sequence ATGAACTTCGTCCATCGCTGTCATCTGCTACTTACTGCTGCATTACTTTTAATTCCATCTCTGTCCGGTGCACAGGATATTCAACGATCCCCCTCAGAAGCCTATGAAAACGGGATCAGGCTATTCGAAGAAGGTTTTTTTACAGAAGCAGGCAGTGAATTTGAACGTTTTGTGAGCGAAAACCCTGAACATCAGCTCAGGATTAATTCTGCATTCTATCTGGCGAGATCCAAAGCATCAGGCGACTCTCTGCATATGGAATCCTACTACAGAGATTTCATCCGACAATATCCCGGCTCTGAATTTTCAGTAGTTTTGCTGCAGGACTTAGGTCACCGTCTGACCGATAAAGCCAAATATGATGAAGCCATTGCATATTATCAGGAAGCACTGAAGTCATGGGCAGGATATTTTGATGCTCCTCAGACCAAATACTGGGTCGCTGAAGCAGCTGCAGAGAACAGGGATTACAATGCTTCCCGAAGATACTTCCTTGAACTGGCTGATGATAATCCCAGATCAGAATGGGCTCCTCGTGCATTATATGCCAGAGGACGACTGTTTCTGGAAGAAGGCATGTATGATGAGGCATCTGCCGGCTTCGAGCTACTGGAAGAACGATATCCCAATGACCCGATCACCCGCCGAGTAGGAACCGCTCTCGGAGAATCCTATTATCTGCAAGGCAGGTATACAGAAGCTGTGGAAGCCCTGGAGAATGCGATCCCCTATCTGGATGAAGAATCCAGAAAGAAAGCAGTATTCCTGATCGCGGAATCTCATAATTACATGGATAACTATGAAGACGCATCCAGAGCCTATCTACAGTACGCCAACCTGACTAAAGGAACTCCGGAGGAAAGACTGGCTCATTATGGACTTGGATGGCTGTATCACCGCCAGGAGATCTACCACTGGTCCGCCGAGTCATTCGGAAAAGCAGCAGTGGGCCAGGATCTGATCGCTCGGAAAGCACTGTATTATAAAGCGGTAAATGAAAAACTGGGTTCTCAGTATGCACGGTCGATTGAAACCTTCCGTGACTTCGGTGACCGCTTCGATTCAGGACTGTGGGTGGAAGAAGCCTATTATGAATGGTCCATCTCTGCATTTGAAGCAGGTTTATACGGGGAATCTATTGAGACCTTACTCACACTGGTCAGGAATCAGGAAGAGCTTAATGATCCCGGTAAGATCTATACCATGCTGGGTGAAGCGTACTTTGCGAATGGTGAATATACAAGAGCCACTTTTGCTTTTGACGAAGCAGAAAAGGTAACGGATCTTGATCCGGCGTTACGTAGACAGGCCCAGTTCCAGAAAGCCTGGATATTATTCAGAAATCAGGCATATTCACAGGCACAACCGGTATTTGAACAGGTATATACCGAAGCACCGGATACCGAACTGGGAGGAGAAGCATTATTCTGGAGTGCGGATAGCTACTACAAAATGAATCAGTTCAGCCGTGCAGCTCAACGATTCAGGATCTTTACACAGAATTATAAGGACTCCGAGCTCATCGGTGCGGCCAGATATTCCCTGGGGTGGAGCTACTTCAAGATGGGGAATTATGAGAATGCAATTGCACCAATGGAAGAGTTTCTGGCTAACTATAATCCACCGCCCGTGGCTCTTTTTCCATACGATATTGATACCCGTCTCCGGATCGGGGATGCCTACTATGCGATCGGTGATTACCGCAACTCGATCGAGTACTATAATAAAGCGATCGGAGCAGAGCCGGGTGGTGACTACGCTATGTTTCAGGTAGCTAATTCCTATTACCGGGCCGGCCGTACCTTTGATGCTGTATCAAATTTCCGGAAGATGCTGAGGATCTATCCTTTCAGTCAGCTGAGAGAGCAGGCTCAGTATAATGTGGCTTATATCTATCTGAATACGAATAACTATTCTCAGGCTGTGGAAGAATTTCAGACGGTGATCAGCAAGTATCCTGGAACGAACTGGGCGGCGCGGTCACAGTATAATATCGGAGATGCTTTTTATAATGCCGGAGAATACGACCGTGCTATTGCTGCATATAAAAAGGTGTTGGAGGAGTATCCCCGAAGCCCATATATCATTGAAGCCATTAATGGTATTCAGTATGCTCAGCTTTCATCCGGCCGTTCTGACAGCAGTTCCGTTATCCTGGAAGATTTTCTGGGAGATAATCCACAGAGCTCCACTGCAGATCGCCTGCGTTTCCGTCAGGCTGAGACCGTATATCAGACCGGGGATTACGAGGGAACTGTCCGTGAATTCAGACAGTATCTGCGGGTTACAAATTCAGAAGAACTTATCCCCAGAGCCTATTCTATCATGGGGGACGCCCATCAGCAGCTCGGACAGACTGATCAGGCGATCGAATCTTATGAGTCGATCATTAACGAATTTGAAGGAGCGGAAGAAGTAGCTCCGGCGCTTACCAGGCTGGGAGAGTTGTATTATAGTAAAGGAGATTACCAGAGCTCTCACGCTTATTATGCACAATTATTGCAGAAAGCACCAAGATTCAGGCAGGAAGCTTATATAGGTATGGCTAATGCGAGTCTTGCGAGTAACGAGATGGATAAAGCCAGAGAGGAATATGAATCTGCTCTGCAGGTAAATGATGATAATGAAGCTGCTCAGGTCGGATTGGGTAAAGTAGCCGTAAGAGAAGAAAATTATGACAGAGCAATGGCTTATCTGGTTCCGGTTGCGGATAAGAATACGACAGAGATCGGAGCCGAAGCTCAGTATTACCTGGGACGCATAGAGCAGATGGAAGGGAACTTTGAATCAGCTATTCAAGCCTACTCGAAAGTAAATGTATTGTTTGAAGCTTTCGACGACTGGGTATCACGTGCGATGTATAATACCGCCGAATGTCATATCAGGCTTGGAAACCGGGGTGATGCTGTATCAGTATTACAACAGATCGTTGAACGCTATCCCGGTACTAATGCTGCCCAACGAGCACAGGAATTACTTGATACTGCCAACTGA
- the aroA gene encoding 3-phosphoshikimate 1-carboxyvinyltransferase, whose product MIKKISPAQSLRGSITPPSDKSISQRAAIFSLLHEGSSVIKNYSEAEDPQSTLSCIEQLGAKVDRWGDKLQITGTGRNGIQRPYEDLDCGNSGTAMRLLSGVLAGSGVQAKLCGDESLSNRTMKRIIEPLESMGAHILARNSEFAPLMVSRNEPLRAIDYTLPIPSAQLKSCILLAGLFGKEPTRVVETVPSRDHTERILGLKQQKIEGETYIYSSLDDEIPAQNYTVPGDFSAASFWIVAGSVIPGSEILIRNVGLNPSRTALLNILRRMGANIEIGNQRTEGSEPVGDLVIRSASLTGTRIEQDIIPNCIDELPILSVAMLFAKGESIIMGAGELRHKETDRLMAIGEMLDSASATYQEYEEGIIIKGSPDHKYRSGLFKGFSDHRIIMASAILALKANKESHVMDYEKAAVSYPGFFEDLASLSVAGS is encoded by the coding sequence ATGATCAAAAAGATTAGTCCTGCTCAGTCTCTGAGAGGAAGCATAACACCCCCATCCGATAAATCCATATCACAAAGGGCAGCGATTTTCAGCCTGCTTCATGAAGGATCCTCTGTGATCAAAAATTATTCGGAGGCGGAAGATCCTCAAAGTACATTGTCATGTATTGAACAGCTGGGTGCAAAAGTTGACCGGTGGGGTGACAAATTACAGATTACCGGTACAGGCCGGAATGGAATTCAGCGGCCCTATGAGGATCTGGATTGCGGTAATTCCGGTACTGCCATGAGATTGCTATCAGGTGTGCTGGCCGGCTCGGGTGTGCAGGCAAAACTTTGCGGTGATGAATCGCTCAGTAACCGCACCATGAAAAGGATAATAGAGCCATTGGAAAGTATGGGGGCACATATTCTGGCAAGAAACAGTGAATTTGCCCCGCTAATGGTTAGCAGGAATGAGCCACTGAGAGCTATTGATTACACATTACCTATACCCAGTGCACAGCTTAAATCCTGTATTTTATTAGCCGGATTATTCGGAAAGGAACCGACCAGGGTGGTAGAAACAGTGCCCAGCCGTGATCATACCGAACGCATACTGGGACTGAAGCAGCAGAAGATCGAGGGTGAGACTTATATTTATTCCTCACTGGATGATGAGATTCCGGCTCAGAATTATACCGTGCCCGGAGATTTTTCGGCAGCCTCTTTCTGGATCGTAGCCGGATCTGTAATACCCGGATCTGAGATCCTTATTCGGAATGTAGGATTGAATCCAAGCCGTACTGCACTTTTGAACATCCTGCGCAGAATGGGAGCCAATATTGAGATCGGTAATCAGCGTACCGAAGGATCCGAGCCGGTAGGCGACCTGGTTATCCGGTCGGCTTCACTGACCGGGACCCGGATCGAGCAGGATATCATTCCGAACTGCATAGATGAGCTGCCGATCCTGAGTGTAGCCATGCTTTTTGCGAAAGGTGAATCGATCATCATGGGTGCCGGCGAATTGCGCCATAAAGAGACCGACCGCTTAATGGCGATTGGGGAAATGCTCGATTCTGCCAGTGCAACTTATCAGGAATATGAAGAAGGCATCATCATCAAAGGAAGTCCTGATCATAAATACCGTAGCGGACTATTCAAAGGCTTCAGCGATCACCGCATTATCATGGCATCCGCCATTCTTGCGCTCAAAGCGAATAAGGAATCTCACGTAATGGACTACGAAAAAGCCGCAGTTTCTTATCCGGGGTTTTTTGAGGATCTGGCCAGTCTTTCTGTTGCTGGAAGCTGA
- a CDS encoding Hsp20/alpha crystallin family protein has translation MGDFTEFGIEVEKHLSKLGKDIQQFVEKVVPLANEDKDFAPDCDILESEDEYKIMLDLPGLSKKEIGISLKNQVLTIKGEREVTAGEGEEFKRQERKRGAFARAFAVPQNVNAAEIQANFRNGVLTVAMPKSDALKDSQSIPVK, from the coding sequence ATGGGTGATTTCACAGAATTTGGTATTGAAGTGGAGAAACATCTCAGCAAGCTGGGAAAGGATATTCAGCAGTTCGTAGAGAAGGTGGTTCCGCTGGCCAATGAAGACAAAGACTTTGCTCCGGATTGTGACATCCTGGAAAGTGAAGATGAATATAAGATCATGCTGGATCTGCCCGGACTTTCAAAGAAAGAAATTGGTATTTCACTGAAAAATCAGGTTCTCACCATAAAAGGAGAGCGTGAAGTGACAGCGGGCGAAGGAGAAGAATTCAAGCGTCAGGAAAGAAAGAGAGGTGCATTTGCGCGTGCTTTCGCTGTTCCTCAGAATGTAAATGCAGCTGAGATACAGGCTAATTTCAGAAATGGGGTATTAACAGTAGCCATGCCAAAATCGGATGCACTTAAGGATTCACAATCCATTCCGGTGAAATAA
- the dnaK gene encoding molecular chaperone DnaK, whose protein sequence is MGKIIGIDLGTTNSCVAVMEGGEPVVIQNSEGGRTTPSVVAFTKDGERLVGAPAKRQAITNPDKTVASVKRFMGRMFNEVKGETEQVAYEISKADDGTARVKIEDRMYAPQEISAMVLQKMKQTAEEYLGEKVTEAVITVPAYFNDAQRKATQEAGKIAGLEVKRIINEPTAASLAYGLDKKDEDQTIAVYDLGGGTFDVSVLELGDGVFEVKSTNGDTHLGGDDFDSRIINYLADEFKKDEGIDLRKDPMAMQRLKDAAEKAKIELSSSQKTNVNLPFVTATDSGPKHLNVDLSRAKFEQLVDDLVKRSITPCEKALKDAGLTKNDIDQVILVGGSTRIPKIQQAVKEFFGKDPSKGVNPDEVVAVGAAIQGGVLSGDVEDVVLLDVTPLTLGIETLGGVMTPLIESNTTIPTSKSQVFSTAADNQSSVEIHVLQGERAKAGDNRTLGRFHLDGIPPAPRGVPQVEVTFDIDANGVLNITAKDKGTGKEQSIRIESSSGLSDEEIEKMKNAAKEHEDEDKQLRERIEKLNQADTLIFSTRKQLDEHSDKISEGNKTAIQDALDELEKAHKEENMEGIDTAIEAVNKAWAAASQEIYQATQDEAQGAPQGEPQADASAASEESEGEEAVDADYEVVDDEDDK, encoded by the coding sequence ATGGGAAAGATTATTGGAATTGACTTAGGAACAACGAACTCATGCGTTGCCGTAATGGAAGGCGGTGAGCCGGTTGTGATCCAGAACAGTGAGGGTGGCAGAACAACTCCATCTGTTGTGGCATTTACCAAAGACGGTGAACGACTGGTGGGCGCACCTGCAAAAAGACAGGCCATCACCAATCCTGATAAGACCGTAGCTTCCGTGAAGCGATTCATGGGACGTATGTTTAATGAAGTGAAAGGCGAGACCGAGCAGGTGGCCTATGAGATCTCAAAAGCAGATGACGGTACTGCACGTGTGAAGATCGAGGACCGCATGTATGCTCCGCAGGAGATCTCAGCTATGGTGCTTCAGAAAATGAAGCAAACCGCTGAAGAATATCTGGGTGAAAAAGTAACGGAAGCGGTTATTACCGTACCGGCTTACTTTAATGATGCTCAGCGTAAAGCAACCCAGGAAGCCGGTAAGATCGCCGGTCTGGAAGTGAAAAGAATTATAAACGAACCTACGGCCGCATCGCTGGCTTATGGACTCGATAAAAAAGATGAAGATCAGACCATCGCGGTATATGACCTTGGTGGTGGTACTTTTGATGTATCAGTCCTCGAACTAGGCGACGGTGTATTTGAAGTGAAGTCTACCAACGGTGATACCCATCTTGGTGGTGACGACTTTGACTCTCGTATCATCAACTATCTGGCCGATGAGTTCAAGAAAGACGAAGGAATAGACCTGAGAAAAGATCCGATGGCCATGCAGCGACTGAAAGATGCTGCCGAAAAAGCCAAGATCGAGCTTTCAAGTTCCCAGAAGACCAACGTGAATCTGCCATTCGTAACAGCTACCGATTCAGGTCCAAAACACCTGAATGTGGATCTGAGCCGTGCGAAATTTGAACAACTGGTAGATGATCTGGTCAAGAGATCCATCACACCATGCGAAAAAGCACTTAAGGATGCCGGTCTGACGAAAAATGATATCGATCAGGTGATTCTGGTTGGTGGTTCCACCCGTATTCCAAAGATACAGCAGGCTGTAAAAGAATTCTTTGGCAAAGATCCGAGCAAAGGCGTTAATCCTGATGAAGTGGTAGCTGTTGGTGCAGCCATTCAGGGTGGTGTTCTTTCCGGTGATGTAGAAGATGTAGTACTGCTCGATGTAACACCGCTGACATTAGGTATTGAAACATTGGGTGGAGTAATGACTCCGCTGATTGAGTCCAATACCACGATCCCAACCAGTAAGTCACAGGTATTCTCTACCGCTGCAGATAATCAGTCCAGCGTAGAGATCCATGTACTGCAGGGTGAACGAGCTAAAGCAGGTGATAACCGTACTCTCGGCAGATTCCACTTAGACGGAATTCCGCCGGCACCAAGAGGAGTGCCACAGGTTGAAGTGACCTTTGACATCGATGCTAACGGTGTACTGAACATTACAGCGAAAGACAAAGGAACCGGCAAAGAGCAAAGTATTCGAATTGAATCTTCTTCAGGATTATCCGATGAGGAGATCGAAAAAATGAAGAATGCAGCTAAAGAGCACGAAGATGAAGATAAGCAGCTTCGTGAGCGAATTGAGAAGCTGAATCAGGCAGATACCCTGATCTTCTCAACCAGAAAGCAGCTTGACGAACATAGTGATAAGATCTCTGAAGGCAACAAGACTGCCATCCAGGATGCCCTCGATGAGCTTGAAAAAGCCCATAAAGAGGAAAACATGGAAGGAATCGACACTGCGATCGAAGCCGTTAATAAGGCATGGGCTGCCGCATCACAAGAGATCTATCAGGCAACACAGGACGAAGCTCAGGGAGCACCTCAGGGTGAGCCACAGGCTGATGCGTCCGCTGCCTCTGAAGAGAGTGAAGGCGAAGAAGCTGTTGATGCCGATTACGAAGTAGTAGACGACGAAGATGATAAATAA
- the tsaD gene encoding tRNA (adenosine(37)-N6)-threonylcarbamoyltransferase complex transferase subunit TsaD yields MNILAIESSCDDTSASVLSGDRILSNVIASQSVHIKFGGVVPELASRAHQQTISQTVEQALEEAGISLSDLDAVAVTQGPGLMGSLLVGVCFTKGLALANDLPIIGVNHMDAHIYANFIEHQPEFPLISLTVSGGHTQLELVREPFDHEILGKTRDDAAGEAFDKIGKVLGLPYPAGPEIDKLSKQGDPDFHDFPQALLHEGLDFSFSGLKTSVLYYTQDQTNDFLEEHKADICASVSKAISEVLIKKLERAVDQTGVKTVVLSGGVSANSMLRAKTEEMANRKGLNWYAPHISYCTDNAAMIAITAKFMAQRGRYADLEMRPFASV; encoded by the coding sequence ATGAACATCCTAGCCATCGAATCCTCCTGCGACGATACTTCCGCGTCCGTGCTATCGGGCGACCGCATTCTGTCTAATGTGATCGCTTCGCAATCGGTGCATATCAAATTCGGGGGCGTGGTGCCGGAGCTGGCTTCAAGGGCGCATCAGCAAACGATCTCGCAGACCGTGGAACAGGCTCTTGAAGAAGCGGGGATATCCTTGTCGGATCTCGACGCCGTGGCGGTGACCCAGGGACCGGGACTCATGGGTTCTCTTTTGGTGGGCGTTTGTTTTACCAAGGGACTGGCCCTGGCCAATGACCTGCCCATCATCGGCGTCAACCATATGGATGCACACATCTATGCAAACTTTATTGAGCACCAGCCGGAATTTCCGCTCATATCCTTAACGGTGTCCGGCGGACATACGCAGCTGGAGTTGGTCCGCGAGCCTTTCGACCACGAGATCCTTGGGAAAACACGCGATGACGCAGCCGGAGAGGCATTTGATAAGATCGGAAAGGTCCTGGGACTGCCTTATCCGGCGGGACCGGAGATCGACAAGCTTTCTAAGCAAGGCGACCCGGATTTCCATGATTTTCCGCAGGCCCTGTTGCATGAGGGGCTGGACTTCTCCTTCTCAGGACTCAAGACCAGCGTGCTCTACTACACACAGGATCAAACCAATGATTTTCTGGAAGAGCACAAGGCTGATATCTGTGCCAGCGTGAGTAAAGCTATTTCCGAAGTGCTGATCAAAAAACTGGAAAGAGCAGTGGATCAGACCGGTGTCAAAACAGTGGTACTGTCAGGTGGTGTCTCGGCCAATTCCATGCTTCGGGCAAAGACCGAAGAAATGGCCAATCGAAAAGGTCTGAACTGGTATGCCCCGCACATCAGCTACTGCACCGATAATGCGGCTATGATCGCTATTACCGCAAAATTTATGGCCCAAAGAGGAAGATACGCGGATCTGGAGATGAGGCCTTTTGCTTCGGTGTGA
- the rnhA gene encoding ribonuclease HI, with the protein MSDLPEIIIYTDGACSGNPGPGGWGAILQWNGTEKELSGGDAHTTNNRMEMQAVIEALNALKKPCRAIIHSDSALIINAFKQNWITNWQKRGWRKADKKPVENKELWQAMLKAMERHQVEWVKVKGHSGIELNERVDQLAVAESKKF; encoded by the coding sequence ATGTCTGATCTGCCCGAGATAATTATCTACACCGACGGCGCATGCAGCGGAAATCCCGGTCCCGGTGGCTGGGGAGCTATCCTGCAGTGGAACGGGACCGAAAAAGAATTGTCCGGCGGCGATGCCCATACCACCAATAACCGGATGGAGATGCAGGCCGTGATCGAGGCGCTTAATGCATTGAAGAAACCCTGCCGGGCCATCATCCACAGCGACAGCGCGCTGATCATCAACGCCTTCAAGCAAAACTGGATCACCAACTGGCAGAAAAGAGGATGGCGCAAGGCCGACAAGAAACCCGTTGAGAACAAAGAACTCTGGCAGGCCATGCTTAAAGCCATGGAACGGCATCAGGTGGAATGGGTTAAGGTGAAAGGGCATTCGGGCATAGAGCTGAATGAAAGAGTGGATCAATTAGCGGTGGCGGAATCGAAGAAATTTTAA
- the pyrF gene encoding orotidine-5'-phosphate decarboxylase → MNYSDKLLKAVREAGSVLCVGLDPNLDRIPQPVKDRFEDPAEQVTFFCKMVVDYTAEHCAAFKPNLAFFEALGPKGLQVFEEVINHIPKDKIVIADAKRGDISSTAEHYYKAYFETFNVDALTLNPLMGFETLDAFKDHPEKALYVLALTSNPGAADFLKKSFEGYDMMGQYIAAGLAEWSSEEQTHLGMVIGATQTDIAESVLKHHKNGALLIPGIGAQGGSVDDTRKALTNHEGIALINSSRGIIYAGGDHENWADLVAGKARETQKLLSSITELYV, encoded by the coding sequence ATGAATTATTCCGATAAATTATTAAAAGCAGTCAGGGAAGCCGGCTCCGTTCTCTGTGTGGGACTGGATCCTAACCTGGATCGTATTCCGCAGCCCGTAAAGGATCGGTTTGAGGATCCTGCTGAGCAGGTTACTTTTTTCTGCAAGATGGTGGTCGATTATACCGCTGAGCACTGTGCAGCTTTCAAACCGAATCTGGCATTTTTTGAGGCGCTGGGACCTAAAGGTCTGCAAGTCTTCGAAGAGGTGATCAACCATATTCCGAAAGATAAGATCGTGATCGCCGATGCCAAGCGGGGTGATATCAGTTCTACCGCCGAACATTACTATAAAGCTTACTTTGAAACTTTTAATGTGGATGCTCTTACGCTGAATCCCCTGATGGGATTCGAGACCCTGGATGCTTTTAAGGATCATCCTGAAAAAGCCCTGTATGTACTGGCGCTGACCTCCAATCCCGGTGCAGCTGATTTCCTGAAGAAATCTTTTGAGGGCTACGACATGATGGGCCAGTATATTGCCGCCGGACTGGCTGAGTGGTCATCTGAAGAGCAAACCCATCTGGGAATGGTGATCGGTGCTACTCAGACAGATATTGCTGAATCTGTGCTGAAGCATCACAAAAATGGAGCACTGCTAATTCCCGGCATCGGAGCTCAGGGCGGATCAGTAGATGACACCCGCAAGGCATTGACTAACCATGAGGGCATCGCCCTTATCAATTCCAGCCGTGGAATTATTTATGCCGGCGGGGATCACGAAAACTGGGCTGACCTGGTTGCCGGTAAAGCAAGAGAGACCCAAAAACTATTAAGCAGTATTACCGAATTATATGTCTGA